The Phycodurus eques isolate BA_2022a chromosome 5, UOR_Pequ_1.1, whole genome shotgun sequence DNA segment ctgaattcttgacagtttaatttgaatcacattaaaataaatttaaatgtgtttcgcctagcccttcatgttttctgtaAAGAATTGTATCCatattacaaattctgcctgggtcatcatacatatgagcacaactctgttttttctcatttactaaataaaagtaaggctgtgaatttcaaaataagagcaagtaaataaaaacgtattacatgttcaaataaagtgcttaacttgagaataattatttgaaaaaatacttcgttttgatcatatgggtagaagaaaaatcatgcattgtaaaaatgcattatagataggtagaagggttttccagaattttttaggtcaactttgggggtgcgcattatacatgggtgccaTTCtatatgagaaattacggtaatgcAGTCATTTAGAGACGAGATCAACGGACCGGAAGAGGCCGGGCGGTCgtcaacatatatttgattgacaggtgaatgGCTCATCATTGTCAGTGGACCAACCACAGCGGGCCTTATTTCTCATGGTTTTAgaggcacacaaaaaacaacgatattatcgtttatcgtgatagttttgggaAAAATATATCATCTTAAAAAATGCCTAAGTGCAATGTACACAAGGTATGAACTACGTTTGAAtttcaaatattatttatattattttccaGAGAGCGAGCCCAGAGATGCAGGAACAGACCAGCGGAGTTCAGGAATTATTCGTCTTCACACCATTAAACAAATCATAGATAGAGTGAgcgctcagtttttttgttgaatcAGAAATCcaccatatattattattacttcatCACCCTCACTCACCTTCTCTTCATCTGTTCTCACTTCAAGGACAAACACGCTGTGCTGGACATCACTCCGAATGCTGTGGACAGGCTGAACTATGCTCAGTGGTACCCAATCGTAGTCTTCCTAAATCCGGACAATAAGCAGGGTGTGAAGAACATGAGGACAAGGCTGTGTCCAGAGTCCAGGAAAAGTGCCAGGAAGCTGTACGAGCGAGCCATCAAACTGAGGAAGAATAATCATCACCTGTTCACCAGTGAGTGGCCACAGAATATTAAAAGGCACTATAAAAAGTTGAGTTATTTCCTTTACATTAATTACCCCAAATTCTCTTTTATAGCCACCATTAACTTGAACAACATGAATGACGGTTGGTACGGAGCTCTGAAAGAAACAATCCAGCAGCAACAGAACCAGCTGGTGTGGGTCTCTGAGGGAAAGGTGAGCAGTTGGCACCTTGGATTTTGGAAATCTGTAACAGGTTACAATGCAGTATGAGTCATGAGCCCAATGGTAAATGGTTTCTCCTCAGGCGGATGGCACCACAGAGGATGACTTGGATATCCACGACGACCGTCTGTCTTACCTGTCAGCACCAGGTAGCGAGTACTCCATGTACAGCACGGACAGCCGTCACACATCTGACTACGAGGACACGGACACGGAGGGCGGCGCGTACACGGACCAGGAGCTCGATGAGACCTTGAATGACGAGGTGGGTCTGCCCACGGAGCCCGCCATCACACGGTCTTCCGAACCTGTGAGGGAAGACCCACCTGTCATTCAGGACACCCCTGGCTACCCTGGATATCAGCACCCAGTGGCGCCCGACACAGCTAATCGTATAGACCCCACGGGCTTCAAAATGCCATCTCCACAGCAGGTAATGTTCCTAGCCCTGTAAACcactgtcgtgtgtgtgtgtgtgtgtgcttatatGGATAGATGTACTGTATCTGTAGCTCTAAAGTAGAGGTTAACGCCTTTTGTCATCTTGGTTTTTGGCTAAGGCCATGTCCATACCAACAGTTAGTATTTTGCTTTGTGCTTTGGCCATTTTTCTCCACACGCAAACTGTGTTTTTGTTCCAGAAAACACCTTTTTGGAAAGCTCCAGTCCACTTGATGCTTTTCCAAATCCAAatctatgtatatatactatatatagttTGCTAACACTTGAAATGAGTAATGTATGGGTTTTGTTtctattgtttgttttgttaactTCATATTTTAGTGAGATATTCAAGGGAAATATTCTGGAAAAACACATGTTCACTGGCAGTCCAATGCAGTCTACATGTCTTTGATTAGCTATTGTTATTTTCCACAAATAAATTAGGCTTCTTACAGTGCTCTCTATAAATGAGTGCACTCCCTTTGAAAAGCAAGCTTCCTATTGATCTCTCACATGCAAAGGAACAATTCTGTGAATGATGATAAGACTCAATGATAACATTGATTCTGAAAGGGAGCATTTATGTTGTGCACCTTACTGGCTAAAATCACATTATAGGTAGAAGTTGTATATGttattatgtatatataatatgtataattttgatgattatagcttacagcaaacgAAAATCGCAAATTAACTATCCCTTGAAAATAGAATATGacgtaacaaacaatcaagaaacaataaaaatgattttgtaatATAGAAactaggcaggaatttgccctctaaaaagtattttcccgtGTGTTTCATAATCTATATAATgcatgagtactgaaataaatgagctTTTCTACCAtactctaatttattgagatgtacctgtatctGATCAAACCAGACATTTGCAGAGCCTGGTCTGACTCATTCAGTGTGAGAGGAATTGTCAAGGTGTTGGGTTGAGCTTTTACTTTGTGTGCCGTTGGCAAGCTgtgtttgtaaatgtcttttaacaatattcacagcAAGAGGAGGCTTCTCTGCCCATGCCCTCCTTGCCTGCAGCGGTGGTAGCGCCCCCTGCTGTTGAGCAGCCTGTACAGCTAGAGGGTATGCACCTAGAGGAGCCCCCTGCTGCACCCGCAGCTCCTCGGGCTGACTCACTTAGCAGCCTCAGTCCTGCCCCTGAGCTTATTCAGCCCCCAGCACCATCACATGAACCCCACCCGTCTGGACCACCTGGTCCAGAACCAAAGGTACCCGCTGCTTCAACCGCCCACTTGGACCGGGCCTGGGCCTCAGTCTGCTGTCTTAACTGCCTGTCTTCTCGCACATGCTTTCCACTCTTTCTCTGCATGTATTGCCCACACTGTGTGCCTCACTGAGCCCACTGTGTGCCTCTGGCTCCCAGAGAATATGTGACATACTAGTCCACATGCACAATGATGAGACCTGGGAGACCAGAAGGACTGGTAAATCTGAGTCTTTGACCAGGGTGAAGACCATCCACAACCAGCCTAAACTGTTGCATTTTACTTCCTTTGCATggctccaaaatgtttttgggttccTTTAGCTTTAACTCTCTTCTGTAGATGAAAAACGAGCACTTAGAGTGGCCTTATCGTAGATGTGTTGTGTTGTAGTGCCAGTAGTTTGACGTTGCATTAGATCCAAACTGAATGTTGGATGCATGATGAAAGCTAACCTGCAGACAGTACTCGACTTTCCATCCAACAATTCTCCTTATGGATCAAACCATTCACCTCAACACACTGCATTATGTTTACGTTCACATGCGTTGTTCTGGGCAGATGCCAATCAATGAATTGTAACTCAGTTTGCTGTCTACAGGCTTCACATCATAAGTTTGAGATGAGGCCTTTCAGAAATGAATTTTCTTATTAAACTTGAAAAGGAATCATGAAAGAATATGGATGATCATCATTCTTGAAAGGCATCTTGTCAAACGGGCATTCAGTACTggtttcaaataataaaatacaaatgtttgctTGTGTAATTTGCACTGAGACACTTTTCCTCGTGTAATTTGGAAACTGTTACTGTCTGTATTTCActttaatatttttgaaaatattctgGTTCGTTTTAATTTGCTGTTGGGGACATCTACCCCAACTGTACTGTCTTTGAACACATTGGTTGTTAAAAAGCGTGCGTCACCATTGTGATGCAACAGAATCATTCATTTCATATTGTCTCTTCACAGATGTACAAGAAAGATCTATACAATATGGAGGAACCTGTGCAAATGAACCATGGCTTGAAGCAGTCACTGAGCTACACTCACCAGCCACCATACCAGGACAAGCAGCCATACCGAGAATACGACCACCCGCCTTACGGTTACGATGGAGGCGGCTACCCAGAACCAAAGTCTCACAACGCTGACTGTCACATGCACTACGACAACCGTGTGCCTCATTACAACGAACAGTGGTCCCCCTACGACCAGCAGACCTCATCCTGCCAGCCTGCAGGTTACCAGCCGGGCCACCAGCAACCCATCGGCTACAACCTCCGGTCACCGTACGAGGATGAGCCAGGGAGGGACTATAGCCCGCCTCAGCCACGATATGAAGACCCTCTTCCTGTGGGATATGATGGCAGATCACGCCACAGTAAACCTGGGCCAATTCGTTATGACGAACCGCCCCCACCGCTTCGCCCCGCAGGCTTCAATGTGCGCTCTTCTTATGAGGCAGATACTCACAGCTTTCCCATTAACTCGCCTCGTTCTCCAGAACCGCCAAAGCAGTACTACGGCGACTCTGGTCTAAGGCCCTCCTACATCCCTGGGCCACAACGGGGCTTCAAGGCAGGGATGCATGAGCCTGTGATGAACTCTGAGCCACCAGTTCTCCCTCCTAAAACAGAGACCCTCACATCCCCTGGTGAGCCAGCAGTCACTCCTGGATCCAAACCCTTGCCACCCCACCAACGGGAAGACCTGGATGAGGACCCGGCCATGAAACCACAGTCGGTCCTCAACAGAGTaaagatgtttgaaaataaacgtTCCGTTTCTATGGACAGAGCGAAGGAAGGAGAATCATCAGTTCTCAGGGTACTTTTCTCTTACATTATATAAAAGTGAGGAGTGTGTTCTGTTCTTTTCTCTCATGAAGGAACAGTATCGCCAACACTTCGAAAAAACCTTCGGCTAATTGTGTCCTCGCTTTCTCTTTCAGCCAGCAGATGTTCCCAAACCTTCAAGTGCACCTGGTCCAGTGCTCAAGGCAAATTCGCTCAGCAACCTGGAGCAGGAAAGGCCCTCCCACAGGTATGTTGTGGTCATTGCAGCACCCTCAGGCGACAACAAAGGTGGATAAAGGACAgcttcgtcttttttttttttttttccttataccttctttcattcattttttgagCCCCATCTCGTTGAGCCAAGCTGTTATGCAGCCAAACAAATTCAAGGTGTACCACACACATGACTGCCATAATGGTTCTTATTAATTTGCATCAGGGTTTTCATAATAGTATAATGTCTGCACAGAGCACTCGTAAAGTGATGCCTTAGTCTTGTTTGCTTCATCTGTAGGGCTCCTGAACCCCAGAGGCCTCACATAAAACCGCTTGATGATGTAATGCGTACCAATCACTATGACccggatgaggatgaggagtaCTACAGGAAGCAGTTGTCCTACTTTGACCGTCGGAGCTTTGACAGCAAAGCCATGGGCCAACCCAACCCTGGCATCAATCGCTTCCACGATCTGCCCAAACCAGCTCAACTGTCATACCCGTACAACAGGTAGACGcgcacacctgtcaccattgCCAAAAACTTCCCTGATttccttttttgctttttgacaGCAGTCAtcagtgttttcattcattcttcATCCCCCTTTCTGTTCACCTAAATTAGGGTGGAGTCTGTCGAGAAAGTGAGTCCAGGGGAGAAACGATATGATCCCCTACCTCAGATTTGCCCCTCTTCTCAATACGGACCCCCCGGCTCTGCCATCCCACCCAATACACTGCCCAAACTCAGCCCGAGTGACGGTAAGATCTCAAATTACCCGTTAGAATATTCAGTATTAGTCATATTTTGTTAGCATTATTACGCAACAGTATGTGTCACTTGAGGTCCATTGCTTAAGAGATTAAGTTGTGCACACTCGATGGGCGCTTCAATCACATTTTGAATTGCTTGTGTTCAAATGGAGATATAATTTGTTCACTACTACATCAGGCActtagtggttataaaaagtctacacacccctgttcaagcgccaggtttttgtgatagaaaaaatgagaccaaggtaaATCATTTCAACCCCCCCGTTAGttacctataacctgtacaagagtggaaatgaaaataaacaactgaaataatgtgcttgcacaagtgtgcacaccgtcttataactgggatgtggctgtgtttaaaatgtaatgtgtcaaattcaaactcatgttaaatgggactcAGCACACTCCCGCCACTATTAaatgtgcctctgattaaccccaaataaaacatacaaaggTATACGAGATGTAACTTTACTTCTTGAggatcttttatttcttttaattggGTGTAATTCTGTGACtgtgtctatttttttccagtgaACTCCATATCTGAGCCACTGAGCTCCCCCAATCCCAAACCTGATCTGTCGGCTCTCAGACCAGTTAGCAGGGAGGAACCAACACCGATAGGCTATCTGCCCCCAAGGGCCATCCCCGACAAGTCCCCAATCAATGGTACAGATGCAGCTCCCCCAAAGACCATCGGCGCTCCCGCTCCCACCGGTTACAACCGCTACGTCCCCAAGCCGTACACCAGCTCAGCACGACCGTTCGAGCGCAAGTTCGAGAGCCCCAAGTTCAACCACAACCTGCTGCCCAACGACACACAGGCGAAGACTGAGCTCCTCGGCAAGCTCGGAATAGTGAGCAATAGCGGGGGAAAGCCGCAGCTCTCACCTCAGCCTCTGGACCATGACAGTGGTCTGGACACTTTCACTCGCACCATGGACAACAGGCCCAAATACCAGCACAATAACATCAACGCCATCCCCAAGGCCATTCCTGTAAGGTAAAGGCGCTGTTCATGTCACTCGGTCTCTTTTCACAGTGAGGTCCCTGTGCTGCTCTTATTGTGTGTTGTTCTGCACAAACACTGCCCTGATTGATGACTCTGACTTCTGCTGCAGCCCTGGCGCACTGGACGATGACGACGAGGATGAAGGGCACACTGTGGTGGCCACCGCCCGAGGCATCTTCAACTGTAACGGAGGGGTCCTTAGCTCCATCGAGACAGGCGTCAGCATCATCATCCCCCAGGGAGCAATTCCAGAGAACGTGGAGCAGGAGATCTACTTCAAGGTGTGCCGCGACAACAGCATCCTGCCCCCCCTCGACAAGGAGAAAGGTCAGTAACATCCACCAGCTCCATGATGTTGTCATGGAGTAGTGGAAAAGGATTCCAGCGATGACTTGTGAAGCTCTGGTGAAGTCCATGCCCGAGAGGGTCAAAGCAGTGCTGGAAAATAATGGGGGTCACACAAAGATTTTCACTTTGGGCATCCTTTAGACATTTTCCATATAGGGGTGCGCTCACTTTGTTGCCAGCGGGGTAAACATTTATGATTGTATGTTGAGTTCTTTGAGGGGACAGCACACTTAAGCTGTTATACAGCTGTACGTTGGCTACGTTACACTGTAGCTAAAGTTTCATTTCTTTCGTGTTGTCccataaaagaaataaaatacagcgTATTCACTTTTGCGAGATATTACATGTTCAATTTTAGCCCTCTTTAAAGTGGGACTACACTCATAcatgtgagagaccccacacaaCAGGGGGGGATCATCATTcgtgtgcttactgctcttgTATTGTGGTGTACTCAAGGTGACCAACACGGCACACAACAAACGCAATGcaaatgtgtatttgttgtaTAAAAGTTGTGACTTTTGGAATCTGAATGTCGATGCGTGTCCACGCAGGAGAAACGCTGCTAAGTCCACTGGTGATGTGCGGCCCTCACGGACTCAAGTTCCTGAAGCCGGTGGAGCTGCGCTTACCTCACTGTGCGTCTATGACCCCTGATGGTTGGTCTTTTGCTCTAAAATCCTCCGACTCCTCGTCGGGTACgctgtcctctctctctctctctctctctctgtgggGGCTTAAGGATTTGCATGATTGTAGAGGAGAGTTTGTTCACTTTCTTTTCCGCATTCCTCACTCCTTTATCATGGACAGccctttatatttttattatttcctaattttcataaaacaaatcaagaatATGTTATAGGTTCTTCCCCCATAATAACAAGTATCGTGCTCGCTACCAAGCCCAGTTTTAATTTACTCCTCTCCAATCCTTTAGGAATTACTGTCTAGAATTGATCATTACTGTGTAAACAATGCAATGCTGCAATTGGATAAGCGTTCTTGCTTTTTGCCACAATTTTtctctcccagttgaagttgactgtgaactgacataaaacaaacaggagaattaaacattgtatttttaaacaccaaaatattcaaccaaaccatacaCTAGAAGTCTTCAACCTGCCGCTACACctaacacacggagcagcaacgcatacaaacagagcatataGCGATACTCACAGGCTGTTATtatctctgctctgtgggaacaagaCATTTTACTGGCAGTTAGTTGGGGGCCTTCTTTGgctcttcttcttgcttttaATATATAGTCTGGGGAACACTGTACTACCAATCGCTTGGTTGAACTCGTATTTAAAAGCATGAGAAAATTATTACTCCGCCTGTGAGTGGCTTGTCTTTCTGTCACTTTCACAGCCCCGATGATTATTATGCTTCATCAAGAATTCCTCGCTTCCTCAAGTATcatcataaaatacattttaaggacTAAGTCACCGCCCCCAGCTTGTGAAGGCGTCACTGACTCTAAAAGATGTCGCACATTAAAGCACCGACATACTGTGTGGAGCCTTTAGAGTGGTTTACATGCTCTAACAGCTCTTATCTATTCGAACAACTCTTTGACTGTCATTGGAGTGGGGGGAACATTCaaattgtgtcattttcttcttctttttagttttgttgttgCTCAGTTTGAGACACTCCAGACCACTAACTTCACGAGCAACAACTCCAAAGTATCTTTTCAAATTCATGTCATTGTTTAATTTCcccacatacatacagtacatcaagtGTGTTTTTGGGTGGGAAGGAACTGTCTCCAAGTTCATGTAAGAATATTCCTTTAAATCAGGCGTGGGGAACCTTTTTCCTGTCAGTTCAGTTTCATATTCAAGTCCCTCTCAGCCAATTCATTTGAAagtaagaaatatatatatcttatgCAACAATATAACACGTTTATGATGTATTATGCACATTTGTAGGCTGTTCTTTAGAGTGTGTTTTAGAACCTGTggggttttatttgtttatagaATTGCATGGTTGGCCGGACAAATGCTGTCAGGCCAGAGGTTCCCCCACTCAGGATTTAAAGcagggttctcaaactggggtatGCGAACTGTTGTTTGCTCATTGGAAAATAATTTGCAGTATATTATTATGTTACACTGGaatcattcaaaacaaaaaaggtgcacACCCTACTGTGGATATGAGGACCAGcagccaataaaaacaaacataataaagcAATTACTCCTCTCTAATTTTGCTTTGGGCCAATTTAAAACTCTATGATTGTCATGtatcatcacataaatctgacatccttagacgactttttttttttttttttttttttttttttttttttttaaacaaaaggcatattttggggggagaatgtagtatatgtattttttaaattaatttgttaaaatgtgactCTCTTGCTATGGGCGTTTCTATTCGTCAACTACAATCCAAGTCTTTACTGTCGCGACGTATACATTTCTCAAGTACGTTTCTCAACGGGTTGGCATAGAAGACGGTCTCACCCAGCTTGCTTgtaaaattcaggtttgtaaagtACTGCAATGacaaacagatccctgtagatggcggtgtTGCATTGCTTTGGGTTCA contains these protein-coding regions:
- the tjp1b gene encoding tight junction protein ZO-1 isoform X8, translated to MITCLFLCLGFSVTVDGTMVNYQKYITVMQLALGVTASNKEHCLPPRKRMWIHPSPTAGSVTAASSVSTVQGKPSLRRIKGRIHRSKSLDSIDLLDSNSAAMEETVIWEQHTVTLHRAPGFGFGIAISGGRDNPHFQSGETSIVISDVLKGGPAEGLLQENDRVVMVNAVSMDNVEHAYAVQQLRKSGKIAKITIRRKRKVHVPMGRLGERETMSEHDEEEDSYDEEIYETRSGRSGAYSGMGGAMGRRSGRSCSRRDRERERSGSRERSLSPRSDRRSHNLPPRPAKVTLVKSRKNEEYGLRLASHIFVKDISPESLAARDGNIQEGDVVLKINGTVTENLSLIDAKKLIERSKGKLKMVVQRDDRATLLNIPDLDDSIPSANASDRDDISDIHSLASDHSNRSHDRLRSSRSRSPDRRSEPSDHSRHSPPQISNGSHRSRDEERISKAASTPAKLSEEVPLPKPKEPALAKDEKQLPPLPEPKPVYAQPGQPDVDLPVSPSDAPVPSAAHDDSILRPSMKLVKFKKGESVGLRLAGGNDVGIFVAGVLEDSPAAKEGLEEGDQILRVNNVDFANIIREEAVLFLLDLPKGEEVTILAQKKKDVYRRIVESDVGDSFYIRTHFEYEKESPYGLSFNKGEVFRVVDTLYNGKLGSWLAIRIGKNHQEVERGIIPNKNRAEQLSSVQYTLPKTAGGDRADFWRFRGLRSSKRNLRKSREDLSSQPVQTKFPAYERVVLREAGFLRPVVIFGPIADVAREKLSREEPDLFELAKSEPRDAGTDQRSSGIIRLHTIKQIIDRDKHAVLDITPNAVDRLNYAQWYPIVVFLNPDNKQGVKNMRTRLCPESRKSARKLYERAIKLRKNNHHLFTTTINLNNMNDGWYGALKETIQQQQNQLVWVSEGKADGTTEDDLDIHDDRLSYLSAPGSEYSMYSTDSRHTSDYEDTDTEGGAYTDQELDETLNDEVGLPTEPAITRSSEPVREDPPVIQDTPGYPGYQHPVAPDTANRIDPTGFKMPSPQQQEEASLPMPSLPAAVVAPPAVEQPVQLEGMHLEEPPAAPAAPRADSLSSLSPAPELIQPPAPSHEPHPSGPPGPEPKMYKKDLYNMEEPVQMNHGLKQSLSYTHQPPYQDKQPYREYDHPPYGYDGGGYPEPKSHNADCHMHYDNRVPHYNEQWSPYDQQTSSCQPAGYQPGHQQPIGYNLRSPYEDEPGRDYSPPQPRYEDPLPVGYDGRSRHSKPGPIRYDEPPPPLRPAGFNVRSSYEADTHSFPINSPRSPEPPKQYYGDSGLRPSYIPGPQRGFKAGMHEPVMNSEPPVLPPKTETLTSPGEPAVTPGSKPLPPHQREDLDEDPAMKPQSVLNRVKMFENKRSVSMDRAKEGESSVLRPADVPKPSSAPGPVLKANSLSNLEQERPSHRAPEPQRPHIKPLDDVMRTNHYDPDEDEEYYRKQLSYFDRRSFDSKAMGQPNPGINRFHDLPKPAQLSYPYNRVESVEKVSPGEKRYDPLPQICPSSQYGPPGSAIPPNTLPKLSPSDVNSISEPLSSPNPKPDLSALRPVSREEPTPIGYLPPRAIPDKSPINGTDAAPPKTIGAPAPTGYNRYVPKPYTSSARPFERKFESPKFNHNLLPNDTQAKTELLGKLGIVSNSGGKPQLSPQPLDHDSGLDTFTRTMDNRPKYQHNNINAIPKAIPVSPGALDDDDEDEGHTVVATARGIFNCNGGVLSSIETGVSIIIPQGAIPENVEQEIYFKVCRDNSILPPLDKEKGETLLSPLVMCGPHGLKFLKPVELRLPHCASMTPDGWSFALKSSDSSSGDPKSWQNKSLPGDPNYLVGANCVSVLIDHF
- the tjp1b gene encoding tight junction protein ZO-1 isoform X15; translated protein: MITCLFLCLGFSVTVDGTMVNYQKYITVMQLALGVTASNKEHCLPPRKRMWIHPSPTAGSVTAASSVSTVQGKPSLRRIKGRIHRSKSLDSIDLLDSNSAAMEETVIWEQHTVTLHRAPGFGFGIAISGGRDNPHFQSGETSIVISDVLKGGPAEGLLQENDRVVMVNAVSMDNVEHAYAVQQLRKSGKIAKITIRRKRKVHVPMGRLGERETMSEHDEEEDSYDEEIYETRSGRSGAYSGMGGAMGRRSGRSCSRRDRERERSGSRERSLSPRSDRRSHNLPPRPAKVTLVKSRKNEEYGLRLASHIFVKDISPESLAARDGNIQEGDVVLKINGTVTENLSLIDAKKLIERSKGKLKMVVQRDDRATLLNIPDLDDSIPSANASDRDDISDIHSLASDHSNRSHDRLRSSRSRSPDRRSEPSDHSRHSPPQISNGSHRSRDEERISKAASTPAKLSEEVPLPKPKEPALAKDEKQLPPLPEPKPVYAQPGQPDVDLPVSPSDAPVPSAAHDDSILRPSMKLVKFKKGESVGLRLAGGNDVGIFVAGVLEDSPAAKEGLEEGDQILRVNNVDFANIIREEAVLFLLDLPKGEEVTILAQKKKDVYRRIVESDVGDSFYIRTHFEYEKESPYGLSFNKGEVFRVVDTLYNGKLGSWLAIRIGKNHQEVERGIIPNKNRAEQLSSVQYTLPKTAGGDRADFWRFRGLRSSKRNLRKSREDLSSQPVQTKFPAYERVVLREAGFLRPVVIFGPIADVAREKLSREEPDLFELAKSEPRDAGTDQRSSGIIRLHTIKQIIDRDKHAVLDITPNAVDRLNYAQWYPIVVFLNPDNKQGVKNMRTRLCPESRKSARKLYERAIKLRKNNHHLFTTTINLNNMNDGWYGALKETIQQQQNQLVWVSEGKADGTTEDDLDIHDDRLSYLSAPGSEYSMYSTDSRHTSDYEDTDTEGGAYTDQELDETLNDEVGLPTEPAITRSSEPVREDPPVIQDTPGYPGYQHPVAPDTANRIDPTGFKMPSPQQQEEASLPMPSLPAAVVAPPAVEQPVQLEGMHLEEPPAAPAAPRADSLSSLSPAPELIQPPAPSHEPHPSGPPGPEPKMYKKDLYNMEEPVQMNHGLKQSLSYTHQPPYQDKQPYREYDHPPYGYDGGGYPEPKSHNADCHMHYDNRVPHYNEQWSPYDQQTSSCQPAGYQPGHQQPIGYNLRSPYEDEPGRDYSPPQPRYEDPLPVGYDGRSRHSKPGPIRYDEPPPPLRPAGFNVRSSYEADTHSFPINSPRSPEPPKQYYGDSGLRPSYIPGPQRGFKAGMHEPVMNSEPPVLPPKTETLTSPGEPAVTPGSKPLPPHQREDLDEDPAMKPQSVLNRVKMFENKRSVSMDRAKEGESSVLRPADVPKPSSAPGPVLKANSLSNLEQERPSHRAPEPQRPHIKPLDDVMRTNHYDPDEDEEYYRKQLSYFDRRSFDSKAMGQPNPGINRFHDLPKPAQLSYPYNRVESVEKVSPGEKRYDPLPQICPSSQYGPPGSAIPPNTLPKLSPSDVNSISEPLSSPNPKPDLSALRPVSREEPTPIGYLPPRAIPDKSPINGTDAAPPKTIGAPAPTGYNRYVPKPYTSSARPFERKFESPKFNHNLLPNDTQAKTELLGKLGIVSNSGGKPQLSPQPLDHDSGLDTFTRTMDNRPKYQHNNINAIPKAIPVSPGALDDDDEDEGHTVVATARGIFNCNGGVLSSIETGVSIIIPQGAIPENVEQEIYFKVCRDNSILPPLDKEKGETLLSPLVMCGPHGLKFLKPVELRLPHCDPKSWQNKSLPGDPNYLVGANCVSVLIDHF
- the tjp1b gene encoding tight junction protein ZO-1 isoform X4, whose product is MHLLSFGKCADRAAEEVLEGLLNLKMFGSGKGKWFVRKHKRQYQQQQRSARRPCTKQNKRWAGKILKQHRQKLLSELDVTAVLPYLVYDKVFSLGEYKEILGQESNKRRTEIFLDRLSSKGPAAFCSFCSVLEEVCPHLLTYFLLDGEDGAPGGRKNGALPVPPNSSGEEPLCPPPMYTDPVFDSRIHPSPTAGSVTAASSVSTVQGKPSLRRIKGRIHRSKSLDSIDLLDSNSAAMEETVIWEQHTVTLHRAPGFGFGIAISGGRDNPHFQSGETSIVISDVLKGGPAEGLLQENDRVVMVNAVSMDNVEHAYAVQQLRKSGKIAKITIRRKRKVHVPMGRLGERETMSEHDEEEDSYDEEIYETRSGRSGAYSGMGGAMGRRSGRSCSRRDRERERSGSRERSLSPRSDRRSHNLPPRPAKVTLVKSRKNEAEYGLRLASHIFVKDISPESLAARDGNIQEGDVVLKINGTVTENLSLIDAKKLIERSKGKLKMVVQRDDRATLLNIPDLDDSIPSANASDRDDISDIHSLASDHSNRSHDRLRSSRSRSPDRRSEPSDHSRHSPPQISNGSHRSRDEERISKAASTPAKLSEEVPLPKPKEPALAKDEKQLPPLPEPKPVYAQPGQPDVDLPVSPSDAPVPSAAHDDSILRPSMKLVKFKKGESVGLRLAGGNDVGIFVAGVLEDSPAAKEGLEEGDQILRVNNVDFANIIREEAVLFLLDLPKGEEVTILAQKKKDVYRRIVESDVGDSFYIRTHFEYEKESPYGLSFNKGEVFRVVDTLYNGKLGSWLAIRIGKNHQEVERGIIPNKNRAEQLSSVQYTLPKTAGGDRADFWRFRGLRSSKRNLRKSREDLSSQPVQTKFPAYERVVLREAGFLRPVVIFGPIADVAREKLSREEPDLFELAKSEPRDAGTDQRSSGIIRLHTIKQIIDRDKHAVLDITPNAVDRLNYAQWYPIVVFLNPDNKQGVKNMRTRLCPESRKSARKLYERAIKLRKNNHHLFTTTINLNNMNDGWYGALKETIQQQQNQLVWVSEGKADGTTEDDLDIHDDRLSYLSAPGSEYSMYSTDSRHTSDYEDTDTEGGAYTDQELDETLNDEVGLPTEPAITRSSEPVREDPPVIQDTPGYPGYQHPVAPDTANRIDPTGFKMPSPQQQEEASLPMPSLPAAVVAPPAVEQPVQLEGMHLEEPPAAPAAPRADSLSSLSPAPELIQPPAPSHEPHPSGPPGPEPKMYKKDLYNMEEPVQMNHGLKQSLSYTHQPPYQDKQPYREYDHPPYGYDGGGYPEPKSHNADCHMHYDNRVPHYNEQWSPYDQQTSSCQPAGYQPGHQQPIGYNLRSPYEDEPGRDYSPPQPRYEDPLPVGYDGRSRHSKPGPIRYDEPPPPLRPAGFNVRSSYEADTHSFPINSPRSPEPPKQYYGDSGLRPSYIPGPQRGFKAGMHEPVMNSEPPVLPPKTETLTSPGEPAVTPGSKPLPPHQREDLDEDPAMKPQSVLNRVKMFENKRSVSMDRAKEGESSVLRPADVPKPSSAPGPVLKANSLSNLEQERPSHRAPEPQRPHIKPLDDVMRTNHYDPDEDEEYYRKQLSYFDRRSFDSKAMGQPNPGINRFHDLPKPAQLSYPYNRVESVEKVSPGEKRYDPLPQICPSSQYGPPGSAIPPNTLPKLSPSDVNSISEPLSSPNPKPDLSALRPVSREEPTPIGYLPPRAIPDKSPINGTDAAPPKTIGAPAPTGYNRYVPKPYTSSARPFERKFESPKFNHNLLPNDTQAKTELLGKLGIVSNSGGKPQLSPQPLDHDSGLDTFTRTMDNRPKYQHNNINAIPKAIPVSPGALDDDDEDEGHTVVATARGIFNCNGGVLSSIETGVSIIIPQGAIPENVEQEIYFKVCRDNSILPPLDKEKGETLLSPLVMCGPHGLKFLKPVELRLPHCDPKSWQNKSLPGDPNYLVGANCVSVLIDHF